CATCAGCACCGTGCGCGCCGGCCACCGGGGCGTCGGGGCCGAGCACCTGAAGCGCCTGAAGGAAAAATACAACGGGGATTACCACTACATCCTCTTTGGCTTCAAAGACCCGCACGATACCAGCGGCCCGCTGCGCATGGGGCGCCGCCTCGACGTGCATGTGCCCTACACCCTGCGCTACGCCGCCCCGGCCGCGTGGAAGTGCGGGCCGCGCCCCGAGGAAGATGCTGCTCACTACCCCGACGACCCGCAGAACGAGCTGCACCCGTGGCGGGTGAGCGGCAAGCCCGAGAAGCCCCAGCCCATCGCCCCCGAGCAGGCCCCGAACTACCCGGCCATCATCGCCGCGTTGCGCTCGTTTGAGCAGCAGCGGCGGGGCTTAGTGGGTGCGCCCGAGGTGGTGTACTACCTCGCCACCAACGCCAAGCAGATCGAGGGCATTGAGCTGGTGATCGAGGAGCGGGGCTACGCCAAGGGCCGTGCCTACCGCGCCATCAAGGCCGCGTGGCACGAACTGCTGCGGGTGCTCGGGGAAGAAACGGGTGTCGGGGTCAGCACGGGCCACGCGCCCACGCCCGACGCCCGCCTCGTGAGCATTGGCTAAGCCAGCAGCATACGAGAAAAGCCCGACCGAAAGGCCGGGCTTTTCTATTGGTGGAGAGTGGTAAGCGGGGGTTAGTTACAGAATAGAAACCTGATTGGAGTGGTGAGGCCGGATTACCATAGTAGAGTCGTCGCCCGCCTTGGTAATAATAAGCTCGCCATCGAGGCCAATCTGAATACGGTAAGTAAGCTCGCCATCCGCGCGCTCAATGTGCAACGTGCTAGGCATGTGGTGAACTTGGCGCTTAGGGTGCGCGCGGCTTCCGGTGGCAATGGTAAAATCGTTGTGCGAGTACTGCATAGCGGGTTTAGTAAGCGGTTATCGCTCGGTAAGTTTTTGCAGGATGATGTCGAACGGGCTTGGTTGCGTCGCCTTCCAGGCTTGGTAGCCGTCGGCGGTATTCCACGTCCATTGCTTGCCGTCGTAGTAATGGCAAACCGTTTTGCGCTGCGTGGCCTCGGCTAAGCCGGCTGGATCAACATGGGCTTGCGTGTTCATGTACTCGCACAATTGCTCATCGCTCATGGCGCGCACCTTGGAAAAGCGGGGCACGGTGATTGGCCCGATGGGGCTGGGTACAGTGCCCCAATCGTTGTCTTGGTTCATGGTCGAGCGGGGTTAGTATGCGTTTTGAATGCGGTTGGCAGCGGTCAGTAGCTCGTTGCGGAATAGTCCGCAATTGCACTTTTTACGAGCTAGCACAATTTTACGTAGTTCTCCAAATGGGTAAGCCTGCTGCCGGTCGAGCCGGTTAAACTCGTAAAAGCGGCTTACCTGCTGCGGGTTTAGTCCGAAGGATACGAGCAGGGCCGGCGTTACCTGCGTAGCGTCGATCTGCGCCTGTTTCTGCTGATGCTCGGCAATGGCCTGGCGCACGAGCTGCGCGGCGTGCTGGTGCGTGGCGGCCGTGGCTTGCTGGCCTCGGTAGCGCACGGCAAACAGCGGGGCCTCACCGGGTTTGGTCAGGCGGGCAACGTGGGCCTTGCCGATGGTGTGCAGGGGGAATACGCGCCAACCTTGGTGGCGGTAAGCGGTGAAGGGAGTAGGCATAAGCGGGTGCGCGTAACGTGGCGCGGCGAAATTCGGGGGTTAGTAGGGTTAAAGGGTTTTGAAAGTACCGTCAGCGGTTTCGCGGTAATGTACGAGCACGCGGCGCCGCTCCCAATTGTCTACGCGCAAGATGTGGCGGTAATTGGTTTTAATCACATTGCCCCGGTAGGTGCATTTGCGCACTACTATAAGTTTGCGGCCGGCTATTTCAACGTAATGCTCTTGCCCGATAGTATCGCCTACTACATTGGCAATGCTTTCGTACGTGGCGTTGGTGGGGTCTAGGGTAATAACGTGCATCAGGTGGTGCCGGTAACGCTCGGCGGCGAAAAGTGAAAATCGGTTGAAACGGGCCTAGTTGGTCGATTTACTTCGGAGTTGCCGAAGAACTTCGTCGTGTTGCTCGGGCGTGACGAAATCAGCATCAGTGCCTAGGCAGCGATAATAAGAACGCGTAACGGTGTATTCCTGCCCTTTGTAGGCCAGTACAACCTTCTCGCTTTTTAGTTGCGCTTTGCAGTCAGCGAACGGGCTGTTAATAAAGCTCGCTGCGTTTGTTGGCGTAGAGGGCTGGGCCTTTTCGGTATTCATTCGGGTATTTAAGCTGATAAAACAAGTTAACTGCTATCCGCCAAGTGGTATACATGCGCGAGCCTAAACCGCCTACAATGTGCGTAAACGGTTTATTCGTCCCGTGTGCCAACATAGCACGTTTCAAGCTTTCGAGTGTCAGCACTTCGGCGGTTCTTACGCCTTCGCGCGTCGTATAAACAACCCAGTCTTTACGGCCGTAACGGGCTTTCTTTTCGGCTTCCTGGCCGGCCATCGGGCCGGTTAGTTTGGTTACTGCTTTGCTCATGGCATGGTGCCCGTAACGCAGGGCGGCGAAAAGGTTGGAAACTGGTAAAACGGGTCTAGTTGCCGCGAATCTTGCGGACGGTTTGGGCAATGCGTTCGAGGCGGCGCTGGTGCTCGGCGCGTACGGTGGCAAGGCAGCGCACGGGCAACGGCGGGGCGTGAATGGGTGCTTTCATAGCAGTATGCGTGTTTGGTACTCGGGAGCGTGGGGTACAACGCAGCCGGTTAAGGCTGCCGCACTGTGCCTAATGTCTGTTTAGGCTCGCACAGTCGAGCGGGTCAACCGTTAAAATTCCACTTTTTAAATCCTGGCTTTTTAACCTTTGTGGGTTCTCCTTCGCCCCATATCTCGAAGTTGTAGTGTCCCGCGTTGCGGGTAATGCTGTTAGCTTCGTTTTTGTCGTGTGCATAGGCGGTGCCGATGGCAGCGAACTTGCCCATAATAACAAATGCTAGGAGCGGAGTATTTTTCATAAACAGCGGTGCTCGGTAACGCTGAGCGGCGTGCAATTTGGTTTGTGATTATTCAGGGATGCGGGAATAGTTGGGGCTTAATCCAGCCAAGCTCCGCACGTAGTTATGTATAGGTGTTGCGCGTCCTCGTTTAGCCAGTTGCCTAGGCTGTCGAGCACTCCGGCTTGCTTGAGGTCGGCCAGTACTTGCCGGCGTTGGGGCTCGTCGCGGTTGGTGGCGTTGAGGCGGGCAAGGGTGCGTACTTTGTCGGCGTGTGGGGCTTGCATGGTGCTGCGTTGGTTAGGCGGTGTAACAATCACAGAACAAGTCAGCGTCGCCGCTCAGGTGCTCAAGTATGCCGTAAGCCGCGCGGAAAGCGTCGCCGTACCAATAGCCTTGCGCGCTAAGACCTAAGAACGCGAGGAGCTTGCGGGCCAACTTGCGGCCGTTGCGGTCGGTTTCCAGTACGCTGGCTAGGGCCAACGTGCATTGATTGGCGGTGATGTTGCCGTATTGCTCGGTGCTGAGCTGTTTTTGTAGCCAGTTGGCAAACTCAGCTGCGTCTAATTTCAGGGCGGCGTAAATCGGGGCTTTCATGGTTGGCGGTGCGGCTATCCGGCCGCGCGGGGTTTAGTGGGGTGTTAGCCTCTGGGGTGGTATGATCCGGTTTCATGGCAGCCGCAACAAGTGCGCCGCGCTAAGCAGTGCAATGCTTGGGCGTAGTCGGGTGGTAGTTCGCTGCCCGTTACTTTGTTAGCAATGCCTGCGGATTCTATGACGATTTCTAATTGTCTGCGGGCAACCTCGGCCTTATTGCATCGGCTGCGACCCGTGCGGCGGGCGTCCTCGTTCAACGATTCAATAAATTCCAGTACTTGTTCCTTTGTTTGGATAGAGGCCAATGCGGAGCGCAGAAAATGCCCGGAATTAAATCTGTTTATGCTGTTCGGTATTAGGTAGCCGTACTGCTCCCAAACAGCCTGTATTTCTTGTTTGCTGCTTTTGGGGTGCGTGGCGTTCTGTATTTCCTCTTGGAATTTGAACGGCGGGCGGGGTGCGTGTCTCATATCCTGGTGCCGTGTGACGCTCGGCGGCGTGGGTTGGGGTTGGTTCCTTGCTCTGCGTTTATCGAGGCTTGCAACTCGCTCTAATGAGGCCGCATTAAGGGCCGGCGCTGGGCCGGCTGTCGTGTTAATGTTTTGCTTGTTTGCGTCGGTTGTACTCGGCCATGTATGCCTCTTGGCGAGATATGCGGGCGTTATATTCCTCGTCTGTTTCTAGGCGCGTCGCATATACTTCTATGCGGTATCCGCTTGTATCTTCCGATACACTGAACGGGTTAGCTCCTACAATCGGCTCAAGTTCCTTAAGGGTTAGGCGGGTGCTATCAGTGTATTCGGTAAACGTCGCCGGAATTACTTCCTTGCTGCGGTTGATCTTGATTGGGTAGGCAAAAGCTGGCATGTTGCGGAGTGGTTAACGGTTGCGGAAAACGTGATTGTTTTCGCTTATCCAGTAGTCACCGATAAAAATATCCCGTGCAAAAGCCTTGGTATCGAAATAGAAGGCGTTTATACCTGCCTTCTTCATAGCGTCAAAGTATCCAAGCTCCTCGGCTATGTGGTCGGCGAAAGCTTCTTCGCTGTCGTGCTGGCCTTGGTAGTCCTCGCGGAACTCCTCAACCAGTTCGGCGGCTTCGCTTAGGTCGCGGCCGAGGTTATCGCAGTAGTCTTGGAATGCCTCTTGCTCGTCTTCGCTCAGCTCGTTCATGGCTTCGGCGTAGTTGTAATACGCTTCAAAATCCATGCTTTCCGAGTATAGCGAGCGGGGGAACCCTTCAAAGTCGTGGGCTGCCCATTCCTCGCGGGGCTGGCCGCAATTCTCGGCGGTGCCGTGCTCCTCGTCGTACTTCTTGAGCATGTCGGCAATTGCTTCGAGCATTTCGTCGGCGCTGCTGTAGTCGTCGAGGTCGAACCATTCACCGAGTAAGGAGCCGGCGTTGTAGTCAGATAGCGAGGCGATGTAAACGCGTGGGGCGGTCGTGGTGTTGTTTTTCATGGGTTGGTGCCGTTTAATGCCTGGCGGGCTTTGTGGTTGGGTTCCTGTTTCTGCTTTTGCTTCATCAGCTACGGCGCACACCGTAGGACAGGGCCGGACGGGGCCGGTTGTCGTGGTTAATATTCCCAAATGGCGCGGGCGGTAACTACCAGCACATTAACACGGGCTTCCTGCAACTGCTCTAGGTTGTTCTTGCTCGCGGCGGTGTTGCTGAAATTGTGGCCGGTTGCGCGGTCTACTAGCGTGCAACTAACAGCGGGCCAACTGGCAAAGGCGTTAAGATTGTTGTAATACCTGCCCTCCTGGCGCACGTCGTACCCTAGGGCGCTGACGTGCTGCTTAAACTGCTGCGGGGTCATTACCTGACCGCCTGCGGCTACGTGTTGGCTTATGCGGTGCTGTACTTCGGCGGTGTATTTCGTGGCTTTCATGGTTGGGTCGCGGTAACGCTGCGGGCGTGGGTGTGAGGGGTGTGTTGGTTCTTACTGCTGGCTGATAACATCAGCCGCCGTAATAGGCTCGTATACATCCTGATTACCGCGCAGAATACGACCGTACAACTGGCCTGCTAGTGTCATGGTCGCGGTTAAGATGTGCGGCCGGTTGTACTGCTCGGCGTTAAACCGAATCACAACGGGCGAAATGCGGCCCGTTTCGAGAGCTTTGTTTATGGCTTCGGCGGTGTTGTTGATAAACATATATGGTTGCCTGTGACGCTGGCGGCGTTGGGTTGTTGTGTGTGTCTGTGTTGTTGTACGTCAAAGGTAATACACTGTTTCATTATTGCAACAACATTGTGAAAAATAATTTCATACAACAATGTAATTGCTTGTTACACAGGCGTATTATTTTCTGCATTTGCTGTACTCGCTTGTTTCTTTACGTACGCGCGCGGGTATTTCTTCAGCTCGGCGCCGGTTATGCGTTCCTTCTGGCTGCGTAGTTCCCTGGCTAGTCGGCCGCATACCAGTGCGCCGGCAGAAGTCGGGCGGTAACTCGTGCGGGTGCTGAGCCGTGCACCTCGGGCGCGTTCAAGCCAGTTCCGTTGGATCAGGTTGCTCAGCAGGTGGTGCGTATAACTGTAGTCAATGCCTAGGAATGTTGCCACATCCTTAGCCCGTACCAACTTGCCCATGCTGCCCCATGCCGATACGAGCTGCAAGGCTTGTAAATGACGCGTGCTGCATTGTTCTCGCTCGGCTGTGCGTTCGTAGGCTGCAAGCCATGCGGGGCCGTGTACATCGTGTTTGTTCTGTGGAGTGGATGCCATGTGTACAAGGTGTGGAAAGAATGGGAGTTGTTTAGTAGTCCGTCCCACCTACACACACCACGTCGCCCACAATCCCCATACTCCACGTCCGCCAAACAAGGCAGGGGAGGGGCGAAGGGCGCATGTTCCCGTGGCCGGCGCATTGCCTTGCTGTATGGGGTTTCGGATTATATACCAACCACTACTTAACATAATGAATATTATACATGACAATATCCTATTTTGTACCAGCCTTCCGCATGGGAACGGGTTCCGGTTTGTACTGGCAAAAACGGGCCTGGTGGTCGCGCAGAGGGTACCCGGTGCTGTGGTTTTGAAGTTGGGAACGGCCCCGGCGCGGGGAAAACTGCCGCTTGGTCTTTCATCTCACCTACACCGAGCCTTCAATCTAACTTACTCAGAGTACTTCGCCAATGCCTGCTGGCGGCACGACGATAGGAGTGTGGATGTAGGCGCTGGATGCAATGGCCTTATTGCACTCCCGTAGGTGGGATAGTATTATATACACCGCTCAGGGGAAGCCTTATATACAGGCACTTGCGGGTAGAGCATATGTATCTGCTCGCCACCGTATAAGTATGCATTGTAAACCATGGGTGAAATATTTTCTCGATAATGCTTGCATTAATGGAATAATGTTGCAACCTTTGGAACATGGCACGACAGCAAGTAAGAGAGGAGCTTAATCCTCAGACGGGGCGCTGGGAGCGCAAGATTCTAAACCAGTACAGCCAGCGTGTTAAAACGCAGTTGTTCTCCATGCTACCTCACCCGACCAGCCCGCTATTGTTTTCTATTACCCGCATCAAGGATATGCATGTGCTGCTGGCCTTGTGCGAGTTTGCGGAGTTCAATACCAACAAGGTGTACTTAACCGGCGCCCGCCGACAAGAAGTAATGGCGCTGGCTGGCGTCACCTCGCAACACCTAAGCAATGCGCTGCGCCGACTGCGCGAGAAAGGCGTTCTTACTTCAGGTAAAGGCGAGGTTGCTATCCAGCCTTCCGTTATCTGGAAAGGAACCACCGGCAGGAGGGCAGAGGTGCTTGGGGGCAATCAACCCGACGAGAAGCCCACGAGCAAAGCGGCAAGCCCGTCACTAGCCCACGTAGAATCAACCTTTGATAGCGAATAACATGGTATACTGCATCGGTTCCCGCGAGCATAAGGTTTGCAAGATTGGCTACTCCAATAACCCGGAGGATCGCATGAAGAAGCTGCAATGCGGCTTCCCGTTTCAACTTGAGGTGCTGGCTGAAAAGGAGGGCGGCCAAAAGGAAGAAGCACTGCTGCACCAGCGTTTTGCCGAAGACCGGCTCAACGGCGAGTGGTTTACTCTAACCGCTGAAATCGCCGCCTACTTCGGCTTTATGGGCGAGAGTATGTTTCGCGTTGCACCGGGCGCTTTCGAGCGCATATCCAGTCTTTCGCCTACCGCGCTGACGGTTTATGCCCTAGCGACCACCGGCCGAAAGGACGACGTTGTAATTCTGGATACCGCGAAGTTAAACGACATTGCCACCCGTTCAGGCTTGCGTTTGTCTGTGGTCGAGCAAGCCATTGACGAATGCATTGACGAAAAAGTGTTGGTGCCAGAGAGCATGAGCAAGCTGTCCGCCGACCAACAGAAAGAAGGCATGGGTTTATACGTGGCCTCTATTCACTTCGAGTGTCAAACCTACGAGTTCTCAGACCCCGTTCAAGTCCATATTATGGAGCCCTTGGTATGCAGGAGTCGCAGGGCGGCTATTGAATTGGCTAAGAGGGTTACCCTCAAGCCTTATAAGTGCAAGCTAAAAGGCGACTGTGAATGGTGGCAAGCGGGCCTGCAAGTAATACCTGTTACAAAAGACCAGCTTAAAGACTGGTTGCGCCAAGTATCTCACTAGCCATGCCCGAAACCCCGATACCATGCGAATACTGCGCCCACATGCGCAAACCTCGTAAAGACCGAGCTGCGCTCCCGTGCTACGGCATGTGCTACGCCGGCAGCCGTGGCCGCCTTATCCCAAACATCAAAGATGAGCCGCCGAAGTGGTGCCCGCTCCGCAAAGAATAGGCAAACGCCTGCGCCTGAAGCATAAATTCTCCAAACCAACCCACCAATCGTAGATAGCCGCCTTTTTGCCCGAAACCCCGTGAACACCCTCGCCCGCATCGCCGACTCCCTGCTCACCCCCGCGCAATGGCGCGACCTCATCCGGGCGATGAACACCGCCCGCCGCATCCAAGCCCAACAGGCCCAGCCCAATACCCCAACCCACTAACACCATGCCCTGTTACCTAGAAATCTTGCCGGCTTACGCCCGAGGCCCGAGGCCCGTTCGTCGCTACGATGTAACGCAATTCAGCGACGCGCAAACGCAGCGGTTTGCCGACCGCCTCGATAGCCGCCTGCCTGCTCGGTATTGCGTGCGGTTGCGCGAGTCCGCCCGCCGCCTGCCGCGCCTGCACAAACCTGTTTATCGCCACTAGCCATGCCTTCAATTGACGCTGAACAGCCCCTAGGCGGGTGGGCATCGCGGCCCGCTCACGCCACACGCCACTACTACCAACGCAATACCAGCACCGGCCCGCTGCTCTACAAAACGCTGTGCGGGCGCTACACCGTCGGCCGGGCCATTGTCCCCTACCTGAGCTCGGTGCACCATCGTCTTGTCGATTGCAAAACCTGCGCCCGCCTACTAGCTAACCCCCTCACCAACTAACCCCAACCCCATGCCCACCACCCCCGACCCCGTGAACCTGGAGGCCCTGTGCCCCGACTGCAAAGGCAGCGGTGGCGTGGAGGTAGGCGAGCACGAATACGCCACATGCCCCTGTGTTAAGCAACCGACCAACCCCAACCGACCCGATAGCATGAGCCAGGAAGAACTACAAGCCGCCCAAAATATAGCCGAGTCTTTGTTTGCGCCTTACACGTCGGCGTGGCACAACCAAACTCAAACGCTCACGGACTGCGAAGGTGACGAAGTAATGAGCGACACCTACCCCTGCCGGCACAGCGAGATACCCGACCTGCATCGGACTCCCACTATACAGGACGACATACGGGAGGCTCTGAACACATACCCAGCCTTGGTTGAAGCCCTTACGGCCGCCACCCAACGCGCCCAAGCCGCCGAGGAAGCCTACACGCAGCTGCGGTTGCAGGTGACGGATGCGCTGCGGGACATGATGCTTGACGATTCAGCCATTTACCGCCACGAATCTGATGCGAAAGCAGCCCGCGCATTCAATCAGCACATCGAACAGGTTGCCCGCGGCCTCGACATCGACCTAGACGAAGCATAGCCATGAGCAAGCCCCAAGCCAAAGAGTGGTACGACCCCGTGCCCCGCAAATACCAGCCGCATGTAGACGTGCTGCTGCGTCGCCTACACCGCCGGATGCGTGCCTACGTGCTTACCCTGATCGACATAGCCGAGCGCGAACACCCCAACCGCAATGTGCTCAAAGACCCGCGCCAAATTGTGCTATTAGCCATGCAGCACGAATGCGAGAAGATAGCCAAGGAACTGCAAGGCCAGTTGCAAGCCGAGTTCGACCTAGAGGACATGCTGAGTGACCTCGATATACCGACCAGCGAATGAAAAAGCGCCTACGCAAGAAGCTAGGGGTAGGCGAGTACGCCAACCCCTACCGCAAAACCCGCAAGCAGCGCGAACACGAAGCCAAGTTGCGCGCCGCCTTTCAAGCACTCCCGAAATCCTTTTGGGATAAGCTATTCAGCCAACTCGACACGGCAAACGAAGCATAGCCATGTACACCTACCTCAAGCCTTTCACCCTTAACGGCCGCCGCTTTGCCAAGGTCGTGACCTACGGCACCAACGAGTTCTTTGGCTTCTACAAGGGTTGCCAAATCGACCTAAGCCGCAAATGCAAGAACAGCCGCTGGTCTATCGACGTACGCCACAAAGACGGCGGCTACCTATACGACGGCTACTACGATGCCGATACGCTTCAAGAAGCCCTAGAAGAAGCCATTAATGGCTCTTGCCTGTAACACACCGCACCAAAATGAACCAACCACTCTCCATGCGCGAATACGATGAGAACACGTTCGCGCCCCTCAAAGCCGCCCTCGACGGCCTCGAAGATATTCTCCGCTACAAGAACCGTCAGTATGGGAACTCTGGCCTTGAGCCTATCGGGGTCTTTAGCAAGACCTCAACCCTTGACAAACTGCTGGCCCGCGCCGACGACAAGGTGGCGCGCATCCGCAACAGCGAGGAGTTACGCAAGAATGACGTGGCCGACCTCATGGGCTACCTTGTTTTGATTTGCGCCCACCAAGGCTGGACAGATTTCAGCGAGCAGAAGGACTAAGTAAGCTAAGAACGTACGAAAAAACTGGAATGCAGACCGCCCCACGGTCTGCATTTTTTGTACCTTGCCAATACCAGTTACGCCCATGCCCGAGTCCAATCCCCCCGCCCGCCGCAAGATTGCCCTGACCGGCACCTACAACACGGCCCCGAACGTGGCTCCCAAAGCCGCTTCGGATCGCAACGCCACCTACGCCTACCTCGAACAGTTCAACCAGGACCCGCGCGGGTTGCAGGAACTGTACGCGGCGGGCATCAACGACCTTGACGACCCGCTCGCCCCCGGCCAGCGCATCAACTACGGCCAGCTCAAGGCCCGCTTCGCTTCGCCCGCCACGGCCAAGCAGATGTTCGAGAGCCAAGCCTACCGGCAGGGCGGCTACCGCGACGCCGGGGCCTACCTGCAAGCCATGCACGACCAAGGCAAGGCCCGCCTGATGCAGCGCGCCACGGCCACGCCGCAGCAGGTGGTGTTCGCCCCCGAAGCCCTGCAAGCCGCCGCCGCCCTTCGGGGCCAGAACTTCATCAACGAGACGCAGGTGGTGCTGCCCGACGGCACGCCCCGGCAAGTGGCCGCCGCCGACATGGCCCGCCGCTACACCGTTGTTCCCCGTGGCACGGGCGCTGCCGCTCCCGGTCGTACGATTAAGCTCCAATAACCCAACTCATACCAACCATACCATGACCCGCGAAACCCTCGCCTTCGCCAACGAACTCTCCACCAACATCCAGTTGCAGGAGGACGAAATCATTCGCATGAAAGCGCAGCAGCGAATGCAGAAGCTACGCCACACCTTGCACAGCTCGCCCGCCGTCTGCGAGGAGGACTACTTCGAGAAAGAGATTAAGAACTCGGAGGAGCGCCTGCGCAAGATGAAAGACGAGTTCGAGCGCCTGTAATGACCTACGCCCTCAGCCTGTTGTCGCTGGCGTTGCTCCTGGCTTACGGCCACCAGCGACGACGGCGGCAGCAGGCCGAGCGGGCGCAGCGCCTCGCTGAACTCAACCTCTACTCGCAACAGCAACGGGCTGACCACTGCCGCGAGCAGGTTAAGAAACTCCTCCGCCAACTACCAACCAACCAATGACTTGTGATTTAACGCCGTTAGCCAATTACCTACTGGTGAGCGTGCCGGCCAGAGCACCGCAACCCGCAGGCGCGCCCAAGCTCGTTACCCTGAAAGGTGCCGACGACTGGCAAGCCCTGACTGCTGCCTTGCAGGCCGGCACCGAGTTTCACGCCGAAACCAACGAAGACCCCGCCCAAGCGCCCGTGAACATCGGGCAGGTGCTGCGCCTGCCGGAGCGCCTGACCCCGGATATGATTTTGTGTGCTGGCGGGCTCAAGAACAAGGGCCGCCGCACCGCCGAAGACATCTTGCAGGTAATCAGCGTGGGCGACCACATCTACTGCGACAACCTGACCTTCAGCAAGGAAAACGAGTTACAGCCCGGCATCTACCGCGTGCCGTACTCATCGGTGGTGTGCATCGTAGAGTTGGCGGTGGATAGCCACGGCAAGCGCATTCCCGAGTTGGATGTGTTAACACCCGTGGCGGGCTACGTGCTGCTCAACCGCATCTGGCCCGCCGAGTGCTTCGAGGAGCGCATCGACGGCGTAGTGCGCAAGGTGCGCCGCAACAGCCTCGGCCTCGTGGAAGTCTGCGCCCCGCTGGACAACGAAGGCATCGTGGCCTACGCGGGCGACCCGTTGGGCGAGCAGTCGTTTACGCTGCAACCCGGTCAGCGCGTGCTCTGCCAGCCCGGCTTTGCCTCGCCCGTCACCATCGAAGGTGAATCATATCTGGCTGTGCGACAGGATTACATCGCCGCCATTCTCGAAGACAAGCCGCAGTACGCCGTGCTGCCGCTGAACAGCAAGTACTACGACGCATAATGGCTGAGGATACCTACGCTCACCGTTTCCGCTACGACATTACCCAGCTCCGCAAAGGGGAGACGGTTTTGGAGCGTTGGCCGGAGTTGGCCGCCGCCAACGACAAGCTAATTACCTACGGAGCAGGGGAGAACGACCCTTTTCTTCGCTACGCCATCTACCTCGGCGAAGGCAGCGGCCTGCACACGGCGGGCCTCGACTGGCACGAGCGCAAAAAGGAAGCCCTGCGCCTCGCCGGCATTCCGGCCGACCACCCCCGCGTCGAGAAAATCCTGAACCTCACCGACGACCCCACGCGCGAACTCCGCTGGGCGTGGCTGCGCGTCACGTCCTCGCGCCTGTTCCGCTCCTACGTGGCGGGCTGCGAAGCCTACGACCAGACCTGCGAACGGGTGGAGAAGCGCATCGCCGAGGAGGAAGACGCCGCCGACAAAGGCGACCTGAAGGCCGACGCCGAAATGCGGGCCAACCGCTCGCGCATCGACCTCTGGCTCGACCTTGACCGCATGGAAGTGAAGCTCAAAGAAATGGAGGCCCGCTTGTTCTTTGACGACGAAGACATGAAAAAGCAGGCTGCCGAAGAAGCCAAGCCCCAGGCCGCCCGCGACTCGTGGGAAAACCAGGTGCTGAGCCGCAAGAAAAAGAAGTAAGTGCAGCGCAGCCTCGAATTTGAGAAGCTAAAGGACGGCCGCCTCAAGGTTTGCATTGCCGACCTCGATTGCTTTACCCCGCCCGTACCCAAAGACAAGAGCGGCTTTCTCAACGGGCACGTCAAAAGCCGCAAAGACCAACGCTGGGAGCGCGACTTTCCCACCGACGAGGAACTTGACCTGCTCTCGGAAAAGGAATACCTCGACTTACAGGCCCGCGAAGCCGACCGCATCTTCAACGGCTGCTGGTTTCTCAACGACGGCGAGCCCACCTACCTCACGGGGGTTCACTACACCTTCCTGACCCACTTTCAGCTCCCCTCGGGCGAGTACGCCGACTTCCGCGAGGCTGACCAAAAGGACTTCCTGCACGACGAGGCCGCGTTCAACGACCCGCAGTGCATCGGCAAAATCTTCCTCGGCGCCCGCCAGCGCGGCAAAACCGCCCGCCGCGCCTGCCGCCTGTTCTGGCGCGCCATCACCGACATGGGTATTCGCTTGGGTATTCAGTCGAAAAACGACGAATCCGCCCAGGACGTACTCAATAAGTTCGTCTCGCACGCGCTGCGCAACCTCTCGCGTCTGATTCGCCCCGTTACCGACCTGGCAACGGACAACGCGCAGAAAAAGATCAACTTCAAAGCTCCGGCGCGGCGCGGCAAGACGGCCTTAAACTCGCCCAA
The sequence above is drawn from the Hymenobacter sp. YIM 151858-1 genome and encodes:
- a CDS encoding GIY-YIG nuclease family protein; amino-acid sequence: MVYCIGSREHKVCKIGYSNNPEDRMKKLQCGFPFQLEVLAEKEGGQKEEALLHQRFAEDRLNGEWFTLTAEIAAYFGFMGESMFRVAPGAFERISSLSPTALTVYALATTGRKDDVVILDTAKLNDIATRSGLRLSVVEQAIDECIDEKVLVPESMSKLSADQQKEGMGLYVASIHFECQTYEFSDPVQVHIMEPLVCRSRRAAIELAKRVTLKPYKCKLKGDCEWWQAGLQVIPVTKDQLKDWLRQVSH
- a CDS encoding antirestriction protein ArdA, which produces MKNNTTTAPRVYIASLSDYNAGSLLGEWFDLDDYSSADEMLEAIADMLKKYDEEHGTAENCGQPREEWAAHDFEGFPRSLYSESMDFEAYYNYAEAMNELSEDEQEAFQDYCDNLGRDLSEAAELVEEFREDYQGQHDSEEAFADHIAEELGYFDAMKKAGINAFYFDTKAFARDIFIGDYWISENNHVFRNR
- a CDS encoding helix-turn-helix domain-containing protein, translated to MARQQVREELNPQTGRWERKILNQYSQRVKTQLFSMLPHPTSPLLFSITRIKDMHVLLALCEFAEFNTNKVYLTGARRQEVMALAGVTSQHLSNALRRLREKGVLTSGKGEVAIQPSVIWKGTTGRRAEVLGGNQPDEKPTSKAASPSLAHVESTFDSE